From the genome of Papaver somniferum cultivar HN1 unplaced genomic scaffold, ASM357369v1 unplaced-scaffold_21, whole genome shotgun sequence:
TTCGATATTATCGACCTCCCCAACTCCAAAAATGCAGCTCTTCTCAAAGTTGGTTCGAAGACCAGAGATAAATTCAAAGCAAAGCAAGTTatatttcagaaatttcatttgCTCTAAATTTGCGTCCAGGAAGACCAAAGTGTCATCCGCGAATTGGAGGTGGCTAATTTTTATGCCATCTTTCTTGACAGTAAAACCACCAATCCATCCCATTTCAGTGGCCTTTGCAAAAGACCATTTTgcaaacttcatcaacaaaagaccATTTGACGTTGTCGAAAGCCCTCTCTAGGTCTATTTTGCAAACAATTCCAGGAATTTGAGATTTGAGATTTTAGTCTTGAGTCGAGACATTCGTTTGCTTTAAGGATACTGTCGAGAATTTGACGACCCTTGATAAAGGCAGACTGATGATCAGAGATTAATTTAGGGAGAAAGATCTTAAGTGTATCCGCTAGTACTTTAGAAATAGCCTTGTACATCGTACCAATCAAGCTGATAGGTCTTTAACTTCTTCCACGACTTCTTTCTTAGGAATCAAAGTGATGAAAGTGGATTTAAACGCCAATCAATGTAACCATTGCGTTCAAATTCTTTGATAACCTTCATAATGTCTGATTTCATAAAGTCCAACCCTTTGATGAAGACAATAACTTGAAAACCATCGGGGCCTGCAGCTTTATCTTGGCCAAGATTGTGCAAAGCAAGGAGAACTTCATCTGCCTCAATAGGTCTTTCGAGCCAAGAAGCATCCACAACTGAAAGTTGTTTGAAGTTCATACCAGCAAGGGAGATGGAGGAAGCAAAGTTGCTGGAGAATTGTTCCTTGCAGTGAGTAACAATATGGTCATTTATGACGGCTTTATCCTCAATCCAGTTATTATTGATGCGTAGCTTAACCACTctattttcttctccttcttaatTTAGCTAGTCTGTGAAAGTATTTGGTATTGCGATCACCAAGCGCAAGCCATTGAGCACGAGATTTATTTAGCCAGTGAAGGTGAAGCATGTCAGCTGTTTTCTCGTATTCCATTCTAAGAGAATTCCTTTTAGTTGTCTGCGAAACTGAAATGGTTCTGTTATCATCGCTTTGATCCAGTAAAGATATTTCTGCCAATATTTTCTCATTTCTTTTGTCGATTCTCCCAAAGACATTTTTGTTCCAAAGTTTGAGTTGTTCCTTCAGAAATTGCAGTTTCTTTGCCATGACAAAACTGGCTGAACCTGTACAGTTGAAGGAAGTCCACCAAGTCTTCATTAGAGGGAAGAGAGTAGGTTCCAGAAACCACGTAGCTTCACAACGGAAAAGAGGAGCACCCCAATCTTCGTAAGAACAAGAAAGCATAATTGGTTTATGATCTGAAAGAGGTCTTGCGAGAGCCGAAACATTGATGGACGGAAAATGGTCTTCCCACTCTGGCGAGATGAGAAACCTGTCAATCTTGCTAAGACGAGGATTAGGAGAGTTAGCACTGCTGCTCCAAGAGTATTTGGCCCCTGCAATAGGCAGATCCATAAGCTCCTGCTGGTCTATGAATCTATTGAAATCACGCATACCACGATCTCTGCGAACACAACCTTTTCTTTCAACCATGAAGCGAACCGTATTGAAGTCACCAGCCACCAGGGGCGGAAGCACAGGTTGACTAAACCTGGCTGTAGCCCCCCCTTTTTCTTACAAAACCTCACCAAGGTAGTAATTCACCCTTTGTCAAAAAAAATTTATGAGTTTAGCCCACCAAACTCATCAGTTTAGTCCACCGATCACAGCTGTTTACTCCACCATATTCATATATGTGTTTTTTGTTAGCAtagtaagaagaagaagaggaatagaGAATAAAAAAAGGAAGATTTAGTCCTTAGTGTGAAGTATTAGAGTTGCTTACTaagtgtttgtttaattgcttcaTAGTAGTTGCGTTATGTATTTGCTATACTGTTTccgcaaaaaaaaattcattacagGACATTAACAATGCTTGGAACACTACTTGTTCTCTAATTATTCTTTAGGTGAGTGATATAAAGCTGAACTTTTACAGTAGACAGTAGTCATCATCTTTATCACGGTATGTATGGCCTATTATTTTCCTACTCCAACATAAAAGTTCAACCTCCCAAACCTAAAGTATCAGGCATAGAGGATAC
Proteins encoded in this window:
- the LOC113339633 gene encoding uncharacterized protein LOC113339633: MVERKGCVRRDRGMRDFNRFIDQQELMDLPIAGAKYSWSSSANSPNPRLSKIDRFLISPEWEDHFPSINVSALARPLSDHKPIMLSCSYEDWGAPLFRCEATWFLEPTLFPLMKTWWTSFNCTGSASFVMAKKLQFLKEQLKLWNKNVFGRIDKRNEKILAEISLLDQSDDNRTISVSQTTKRNSLRMEYEKTADMLHLHWLNKSRAQWLALAVINDHIVTHCKEQFSSNFASSISLAGMNFKQLSVVDASWLERPIEADEVLLALHNLGQDKAAGPDGFQVIVFIKGLDFMKSDIMKVIKEFERNGYIDWRLNPLSSL